The Bos indicus x Bos taurus breed Angus x Brahman F1 hybrid chromosome 3, Bos_hybrid_MaternalHap_v2.0, whole genome shotgun sequence genome includes a window with the following:
- the LY9 gene encoding T-lymphocyte surface antigen Ly-9 isoform X1 encodes MASPRRHTDDWAPQPFSNKPPKSQPHVFSPYLWTLLLFLLLGQGASEKDSASTVVKAIVGGSVILSLNISVDAEIEQITWSGPKDALVLAFPSGEILFLDKSYKGRINIPKNNSLSINKLTLKDAGSYKARINQKGSEDINERFILYIYEQLQEPQVTIQSVNVSENASCTITLVCSVEGAGGDIQYKWTSRDPHASESWGHPTLTISWLPCDADLPYTCTAKNPVSQSSSHPVHVSKFCTDLGASRGGPMGKTVLGVLGESITLSLALLDSQHIDNVVWIFNTSIISKEWREEATANQLIEFKDPDQNTVWVSSQDYSLKIVQLKMEHAGLYQAYLCSNARVASVKHINLRIYQRLKKPNVMMSLRLTKDGICKVSLTCSVEDSGHNVTYGWTPLPKGAVISQGGAHLSMSWRSGEKHPNFTCTASNPVSNSSQQFLSRDLCPGPERSTEFWIGLSLVVLFILLSLGISGWCFWKQQRQWSAPAFSSSQAETSVDTPGYEKLDTFPKTARHASDSSSDSNGTTEEDEERTGMHQPVNGRDQVCDSVTREDAGLDSDSEGQPEYDQVTPDNMAPALAVEGETVYTQVFLHLPGKTPVPQKKENSATVYCSIQKPQKVVPPSQQNDLKSPEIPTYENVP; translated from the exons ATGGCGAGCccaaggagacatacagatgactgGGCTCCGCAACCTTTCTCCAATAAGCCACCAAAGAGTCAACCACACGTATTCTCTCCCTATCTATGGACCCTTCTCCTCTTCTTGCTCTTGG GGCAAGGAGCCTCTGAAAAAGACTCAGCCTCAACAGTGGTGAAAGCCATTGTAGGGGGTTCAGTGATTCTCTCCCTCAACATTTCAGTGGATGCAGAAATTGAGCAAATCACCTGGAGTGGTCCCAAAGACGCTTTGGTTTTAGCATTCCCAAGTGGAGAGATTTTGTTTTTAGACAAAAGCTACAAAGGGCGAATAAACATCCCAAAAAACAACTCTTTGTCTATTAACAAGCTGACTCTGAAAGATGCTGGTTCATACAAAGCCCGGATAAACCAAAAGGGATCTGAAGACATCAATGAGAGATTCATCTTATATATCTATG AACAGCTGCAGGAGCCCCAAGTCACCATACAGTCTGTGAACGTGTCTGAGAACGCCTCCTGTACCATCACCCTGGTATGCTctgtggagggggcagggggagataTCCAGTACAAATGGACTTCGAGGGATCCTCATGCTTCTGAATCCTGGGGGCACCCtactctcaccatctcctggttgCCCTGTGATGCAGACCTACCATACACCTGCACAGCCAAGAACCCGGTCAGCCAGAGCAGCTCCCACCCTGTCCATGTCTCGAAGTTCTGTACAG ATCTAGGAGCCTCCCGAGGAGGACCAATGGGGAAGACGGTTCTGGGGGTCCTGGGGGAGTCCATCACCCTGTCCCTGGCACTCCTGGACAGTCAGCACATAGACAATGTTGTCTGGATATTTAACACGTCTATTATCAGCAAAGAGTGGAGAGAAGAAGCAACAGCCAATCAGCTCATTGAGTTCAAGGATCCAGATCAGAACACAGTGTGGGTCTCGAGCCAAGACTACTCTCTAAAGATTGTCCAGCTGAAGATGGAGCACGCTGGCCTCTACCAAGCTTACTTGTGCTCAAATGCCAGAGTTGCCAGTGTGAAGCACATCAATCTGCGCATTTACC AGAGGCTGAAGAAGCCAAATGTCATGATGAGCCTCAGGCTCACAAAGGACGGCATCTGCAAGGTCAGCCTGACATGCTCAGTGGAGGACAGTGGACACAATGTGACATATGGATGGACCCCTCTGCCTAAAGGAGCTGTCATTTCCCAAGGGGGCGCTCACCTCAGCATGTCCTGGAGAAGTGGAGAAAAACACCCCAACTTCACCTGCACAGCCAGCAACCCTGTCAGCAACAGCTCCCAGCAGTTTCTTTCTAGGGACCTCTGTCCAG GACCTGAGAGAAGCACAGAGTTTTGGATCGGGCTCTCCCTGGTGGTTCTTTTCATCCTTCTGAGCCTTGGGATCTCTGGCTGGTGCTTTTGGAAGCAACAAAGACAAT GGTCAGCCCCAGCTTTCAGTTCCAGTCAAGCTGAGACCTCAGTTGACACACCAG GGTATGAGAAGCTGGACACTTTCCCTAAGACTGCCAGGCACGCCTCCGACAGCAGCTCTGACAGCAATGGAACGACTGAGGAGGATGAGGAGAGGACAGGGATGCACCAGCCCGTCAATGGAAGAGACCAGGTGTGTGACTCAGTCACTCGGGAGGACGCCGGACTTGACTCGGACTCTGAGGGCCAACCAGAGTACGATCAAGTCACTCCAGATAACATGGCACCAGCACTTGCGGTTGAAGGGGAAACAGTGTACACTCAAGTGTTCCTTCACTTGCCG GGAAAGACTCCAGTTCCTCAGAAGAAAGAGAATTCAGCCACAGTCTACTGCTCTATACAGAAACCTCAGAAG GTTGTGCCACCATCGCAACAGAATGACCTTAAGTCTCCTGAAATACCTACCTATGAAAATGTCCCCTGA